In one window of Porites lutea chromosome 8, jaPorLute2.1, whole genome shotgun sequence DNA:
- the LOC140946612 gene encoding melatonin receptor type 1A-like, with translation MDRLHSSELLKRAQYLIWIEAIFLAIVNIMAISGNISVCYAVYRNHRLRSLTNMFIEALAVSDLLISVCCMLLSVATLVQSRWIFGTSVCQLQGFAMFTFSLASLNTMGVIAVSRYFCVVKPTKYIVLFRKQRIVLYTTAVWCMALIGSVPPLIFQTDGYNFHPGKAMCMYPFQSNIAYTVFIECVFVAAPFTFITFCYAKVFYTVSRSNRVFMQENNPEQLRANVEEAKVTKTLALVMASFSLCWLPICIMDYIDAARGEPTLPRQVYLTYAFLAYLSSTINLFIYGATNRRFRREYKTILKKISLIFTCGRFS, from the coding sequence ATGGATCGTCTGCATTCCAGCGAGCTCCTCAAAAGAGCACAGTATCTAATCTGGATTGAAGCAATTTTCCTTGCTATCGTCAATATAATGGCCATCTCTGGAAACATTTCTGTTTGCTACGCCGTGTATAGAAACCATAGACTTCGTTCGCTTACCAATATGTTTATTGAAGCGCTAGCTGTCAGTGATTTACTAATATCGGTCTGCTGTATGCTTCTGTCAGTTGCTACTCTCGTTCAAAGCCGATGGATATTCGGGACCAGTGTTTGTCAACTGCAGGGTTTTGCGATGTTTACGTTTTCATTGGCGTCTCTAAATACCATGGGGGTTATTGCAGTTAGCCGATATTTTTGCGTGGTGAAACCAACGAAGTACATTGTTTTatttagaaaacaaagaattgtgTTGTACACTACGGCAGTATGGTGTATGGCTCTCATTGGTTCAGTGCCTCCGCTAATTTTTCAGACAGACGGATACAATTTCCATCCAGGAAAAGCAATGTGCATGTACCCATTCCAAAGTAACATTGCTTATACCGTGTTCATCGAATGTGTGTTTGTCGCTGCGCCCTTTACATTCATCACTTTCTGCTACGCCAAAGTGTTCTACACAGTGTCAAGATCAAATCGTGTTTTCATGCAAGAAAATAACCCTGAACAGCTCAGAGCAAACGTCGAAGAAGCAAAAGTGACCAAGACATTAGCCTTGGTCATGGCCAGTTTCTCCTTATGTTGGCTTCCTATCTGTATTATGGATTACATCGACGCAGCACGCGGGGAGCCCACTTTGCCACGACAGGTATATCTTACTTACGCGTTTCTGGCCTACCTAAGTAGTACAATCAACCTGTTCATATATGGCGCTACCAACAGGCGCTTCAGACGAGAGTACAAAACTATTTTGAAAAAGATTAGTTTGATCTTTACTTGTGGCCGTTTCAGCTGA
- the LOC140945637 gene encoding melatonin receptor type 1A-A-like, protein MEHLHSSELLKRAQYLVWIEAIFLAIVNIMAISGNISVCYAVYRNQRLRSLINMFIVALAVSDLLISVSCMPLSVATLFQRRWIFGTTVCQLQGFAMFTFSLASLNTMGVIAVSRYFCVVKPTKYIVLFRKQRSLIYTAAVWCMALIGSVPPLIFQTGGYTFQPGKAMCMYPFQTNIAYTVSIECVFVAAPFTLITFCYAKVFYTVSRSNRVITQENNPEQLRANVEEAKVTKTSALVMASFSLCWLPISIMDYIDAARGEPTLPRKVYLTYGFLVYLSSAVNPFIYGATHRRFRQEYKTVLKKIGLIFTCGRFS, encoded by the coding sequence ATGGAACATCTGCATTCCAGCGAGCTCCTGAAAAGAGCACAGTATCTAGTCTGGATTGAAGCAATTTTCCTTGCTATCGTCAATATAATGGCCATCTCTGGAAACATTTCTGTTTGCTACGCCGTGTATAGAAACCAGAGACTTCGTTCGCTTATCAACATGTTTATTGTAGCGCTAGCTGTCAGTGACTTACTAATATCGGTCAGCTGTATGCCTCTTTCAGTTGCTACTCTCTTTCAAAGGCGATGGATATTCGGGACTACTGTTTGTCAACTACAGGGTTTTGCGATGTTTACGTTTTCATTGGCGTCTCTAAATACCATGGGGGTTATTGCAGTTAGCCGATATTTTTGCGTGGTGAAACCAACGAAGTACATTGTTTTattcagaaaacaaagaagtttgATATACACTGCGGCAGTATGGTGTATGGCTCTCATTGGTTCAGTGCCTCCGCTAATTTTTCAGACAGGCGGATACACTTTCCAACCAGGAAAAGCAATGTGCATGTACCCATTCCAAACTAACATTGCTTATACCGTCTCCATCGAATGTGTGTTTGTCGCTGCGCCCTTTACACTCATCACTTTCTGCTACGCCAAAGTGTTCTACACAGTGTCAAGATCAAATCGCGTTATCACGCAAGAAAATAACCCTGAACAGCTCAGAGCAAACGTCGAAGAAGCAAAAGTGACCAAGACATCAGCCTTGGTCATGGCCAGTTTCTCCTTATGTTGGCTTCCTATCAGCATTATGGATTACATCGACGCAGCACGCGGGGAGCCCACTTTGCCACGTAAGGTGTATCTCACATACGGGTTTCTGGTCTACCTAAGCAGTGCAGTTAACCCCTTCATATATGGCGCTACCCACAGGCGCTTCAGACAAGAGTACAAAACTGTTTTGAAAAAGATTGGTTTGATCTTTACTTGTGGCCGTTTCAGCTGA